A region from the Sphingomonas brevis genome encodes:
- a CDS encoding DUF2501 domain-containing protein, with product MSSISPGNAAGVLGYCVQNKVLSGGTANSALGGLMKKPGITSSSGYSAGKAGNIITGQGQKFSLNQVPSQVKSQACNAVLKQAPKLL from the coding sequence ATGTCTTCGATCAGCCCGGGCAATGCGGCGGGAGTGCTTGGATATTGCGTACAGAACAAGGTTCTGAGCGGCGGCACTGCCAATTCGGCCCTGGGCGGCCTGATGAAGAAGCCCGGGATCACGTCGTCGAGCGGCTATTCCGCCGGCAAGGCCGGCAACATCATTACCGGCCAGGGCCAGAAATTTTCGCTGAACCAGGTTCCGAGCCAGGTGAAATCGCAGGCCTGTAACGCTGTGCTGAAGCAAGCGCCGAAGCTGCTCTAG
- the dapF gene encoding diaminopimelate epimerase has product MTRQFHKMHGLGNDFVVIDAREQPVTMTPALAKALADRHLGIGCDQLILLEPSTTADVKMRIWNHDGGEVESCGNASRCVVALTGAKSLETGGGKVEGGTFGAEVEVSLPPPHFAWDEVPLTYPMDTARLPLAWGPLEHPMALSVGNPHLVFFVDDERTIELTSLGPSIEHDPAFPERINVNVASVRDGDIHLRTWERGSGLTLACGTGACATAVAAIAQKKTNSPVKVHMRGGVLTVTWAPGDPIRMRGTATHVFTGEIDLAAFA; this is encoded by the coding sequence GTGACGCGGCAATTCCACAAGATGCACGGGCTTGGAAACGACTTTGTCGTGATCGATGCGCGTGAACAGCCGGTGACGATGACTCCCGCGCTGGCCAAGGCGCTGGCCGACCGTCACCTCGGCATCGGCTGCGACCAGTTGATCCTGCTGGAACCCAGCACCACCGCCGATGTGAAGATGCGCATCTGGAATCATGACGGCGGCGAAGTGGAAAGCTGCGGCAATGCATCGCGCTGCGTAGTCGCCCTGACCGGCGCCAAGAGCCTGGAGACCGGCGGCGGCAAGGTAGAGGGTGGGACATTCGGAGCCGAAGTCGAGGTCAGCCTGCCCCCGCCCCACTTCGCGTGGGACGAGGTTCCGCTCACCTATCCGATGGACACCGCCCGGCTGCCGCTGGCCTGGGGGCCGCTCGAACATCCGATGGCGCTAAGCGTCGGCAATCCGCACCTGGTATTTTTCGTCGACGATGAGCGGACGATAGAACTCACCAGCCTTGGCCCGTCAATCGAGCATGACCCAGCCTTTCCCGAGCGGATCAACGTCAATGTCGCCAGCGTGCGTGACGGCGACATTCACCTCCGCACGTGGGAGCGCGGCTCGGGGCTGACCCTGGCGTGCGGCACCGGTGCCTGCGCCACCGCAGTCGCGGCGATCGCGCAGAAGAAAACCAATTCGCCGGTCAAGGTGCATATGCGAGGCGGTGTGCTGACCGTGACCTGGGCGCCGGGCGATCCGATCCGCATGCGCGGAACGGCAACGCATGTTTTCACCGGCGAAATCGACCTGGCGGCCTTCGCCTGA
- the trmD gene encoding tRNA (guanosine(37)-N1)-methyltransferase TrmD, producing the protein MTFRATVLTLYPEMFPGPLGTSLAGRGLAEGLWSLEARNIRDHAIDRHRTVDDTPAGGGAGMVLRVDVLAAALDAVAAEDPKPRPMLAMTPRGAPLTQAKVRELAGGEGAIVLCGRFEGFDERIFEARKVEPVSIGDYVLSGGEVGAMVLLDACVRLLPGIMGAASSGEEESFEEGLLEYPHYTRPVDWEGRTIPEVLRSGDHAKIAAWRKQRAIDDTRLRRPDLIERHGGAREAPPSGAQREE; encoded by the coding sequence ATGACGTTCCGTGCCACCGTGCTGACACTCTACCCGGAGATGTTCCCCGGGCCGCTCGGCACCAGCCTGGCCGGCCGGGGGCTGGCGGAGGGGCTGTGGAGCCTCGAGGCGCGCAACATCCGCGATCACGCCATCGACAGGCATCGCACGGTCGACGACACGCCGGCCGGCGGCGGAGCGGGCATGGTGCTGCGGGTCGATGTATTGGCCGCCGCGCTGGATGCGGTTGCCGCCGAAGACCCTAAGCCTCGGCCGATGCTGGCGATGACCCCGCGCGGCGCGCCTCTAACGCAGGCAAAGGTGCGTGAGCTGGCGGGCGGAGAGGGCGCGATCGTCCTGTGCGGCCGGTTCGAAGGATTTGACGAACGCATCTTCGAAGCGCGCAAGGTCGAACCGGTGTCGATCGGCGACTATGTCCTTTCGGGCGGCGAGGTTGGCGCGATGGTGCTGCTAGACGCTTGCGTTCGGCTGCTTCCCGGGATAATGGGCGCGGCCTCCAGCGGAGAGGAGGAGAGCTTCGAAGAAGGGCTCCTGGAATATCCGCACTATACCCGCCCCGTTGATTGGGAAGGGCGCACGATCCCCGAAGTGTTGCGATCGGGGGATCATGCGAAGATCGCGGCGTGGCGAAAGCAGCGCGCGATCGACGATACACGGCTACGGCGGCCGGACCTGATCGAGCGCCATGGGGGTGCTCGGGAGGCACCGCCCTCTGGCGCGCAGCGAGAAGAATAA
- a CDS encoding NAD(P)/FAD-dependent oxidoreductase produces MDDKPLDCLVIGGGPAGLTAAIYLARFHLNALVVDGGKGRAATIPCTRNHAGYPDGISGAELIELMKEQAQKYGAKIVDGTVTRLEHVDPLFEAEWGSGKVRSRSVLLATGVTNRRPPMDEDLHDEALTRGQIRYCPICDGYEVTDKKVGVLGSGHHGVAEAVFLRGYTADVTLIAPHKALDVSDVDRLALEKAGIETVDGPAEAVAIGKDCITVDTADGHFTFDSIYPALGSDVHGQLAKMVGARMGDDGCVGVDSHMRTSVEGVYAAGDLVIGLDQISSAMGQGGIAATAIRNDLAKEQPLLR; encoded by the coding sequence ATGGACGACAAACCTCTCGACTGCCTGGTCATCGGTGGCGGCCCGGCCGGGCTGACCGCGGCGATCTATCTCGCCCGCTTCCATCTGAACGCACTGGTCGTGGACGGCGGCAAGGGCCGCGCGGCGACCATCCCCTGCACCCGCAATCATGCCGGCTATCCTGACGGAATCTCGGGTGCCGAGCTGATCGAGCTGATGAAGGAACAGGCCCAAAAATATGGCGCGAAGATTGTCGATGGAACGGTGACGAGGCTCGAACATGTGGATCCGCTGTTCGAGGCCGAATGGGGCTCGGGGAAGGTCAGGTCGCGCTCGGTATTGCTCGCCACGGGAGTGACCAATCGCCGCCCGCCGATGGACGAGGACCTGCATGACGAAGCGCTGACGCGTGGACAAATCCGCTACTGCCCCATCTGCGACGGCTACGAGGTGACCGACAAGAAGGTCGGCGTGCTCGGCAGCGGTCACCATGGCGTTGCCGAAGCAGTGTTCCTGCGCGGCTATACCGCCGATGTAACACTGATCGCGCCGCACAAGGCGCTCGACGTGTCCGATGTCGATCGACTGGCGCTGGAAAAAGCCGGGATCGAGACTGTCGACGGACCCGCGGAGGCAGTGGCGATCGGCAAGGATTGCATCACGGTCGACACCGCGGATGGCCATTTCACCTTCGACAGCATTTATCCCGCGCTGGGCAGCGACGTTCACGGCCAATTGGCGAAAATGGTCGGCGCGCGGATGGGCGACGACGGCTGCGTCGGCGTCGACAGCCATATGCGGACCAGCGTCGAGGGCGTTTATGCGGCGGGTGACCTGGTGATCGGCCTCGACCAGATCAGCAGCGCCATGGGCCAGGGCGGCATTGCGGCAACCGCCATCCGCAACGATCTGGCGAAAGAGCAGCCGTTGCTCAGATAA
- a CDS encoding GFA family protein yields MRSMTGGCACGKVRFEASVEPTEAYLCHCRMCQKATGSISIAFVNAQLDEIRWDGEPDWYDSSPIATRPFCATCGASLGFLFRQDADKMDLTVAAFDDPSPFKPKHHFGAESMHRGWINTEGLPEYRTEEYQKLVDKWVTATGEFPG; encoded by the coding sequence ATGCGATCCATGACCGGCGGCTGTGCCTGCGGGAAGGTGAGGTTCGAAGCCAGCGTCGAACCCACCGAGGCTTATCTCTGCCATTGCCGCATGTGCCAGAAGGCAACCGGCTCCATCTCGATCGCGTTCGTCAATGCCCAGCTGGACGAGATTCGCTGGGACGGCGAGCCGGACTGGTACGACAGCTCGCCGATTGCGACGCGCCCATTCTGCGCGACCTGCGGCGCTTCGCTCGGTTTCCTGTTCAGGCAGGACGCCGACAAGATGGACCTGACCGTCGCCGCATTCGACGATCCGTCACCGTTCAAGCCCAAGCATCATTTCGGCGCGGAGAGCATGCATCGCGGGTGGATCAATACCGAAGGCCTGCCAGAATATCGCACCGAAGAATATCAAAAGCTGGTCGACAAATGGGTTACTGCAACCGGTGAATTCCCGGGATAA
- a CDS encoding septation protein A, with the protein MSEVQPREPAGVARLAIDIGPLLVFFLVNFFAPVAGPLKIFVATGAFMAAMVAALCFAAIRYRYVSPLLLFSAVMVVVLGGLTIWLHNETFIKIKPTIYYALVAGLLAFGLATKRPLLKLVLGSTYPGLDEEGWRKLTRNWAIFFALMAVVNEAVWRNSTTDFWIAFKLWGAIPATLLFAVANVPMLMRHGLAAEDQAKPAEPGPIE; encoded by the coding sequence ATGAGCGAAGTTCAACCTCGCGAGCCCGCCGGAGTCGCCCGGCTGGCGATCGATATCGGCCCGCTGCTGGTATTCTTCCTTGTCAATTTCTTTGCGCCGGTCGCCGGCCCGCTCAAGATCTTCGTGGCTACCGGCGCATTCATGGCGGCGATGGTCGCGGCGCTGTGCTTTGCCGCCATTCGATATCGTTACGTCTCGCCCCTGCTGCTGTTTTCGGCGGTGATGGTGGTGGTGCTCGGCGGCCTCACCATCTGGCTGCACAATGAGACATTCATCAAGATCAAGCCGACCATCTATTACGCCCTGGTCGCCGGCCTGCTCGCCTTCGGGCTGGCGACGAAGCGGCCGCTTTTGAAGCTGGTGCTCGGGAGCACCTATCCCGGGCTCGATGAGGAAGGCTGGCGCAAGCTGACCCGCAACTGGGCGATCTTCTTTGCATTGATGGCGGTGGTCAACGAAGCGGTGTGGCGCAACTCGACCACCGACTTCTGGATCGCGTTCAAGCTGTGGGGAGCAATTCCCGCAACCCTGCTCTTTGCCGTTGCCAACGTCCCCATGTTGATGCGCCACGGACTTGCCGCCGAGGACCAGGCCAAGCCAGCGGAACCGGGACCGATCGAATGA
- the ffh gene encoding signal recognition particle protein: MFDSLSDRLSGVFDKLRGRGALSEDDVRSAMREVRVALLEADVALPVARDFVDKVTERAVGQEVIRSVTPGQMVVKIVNDALVEMLGSETAELHLDVNPPAVIMMVGLQGSGKTTTTAKLAKRLSERERKRVLMASLDVARPAAQEQLAILGRQANVDTLPIVVGQTPVQITERALQSAKLQGYDILLLDTAGRLHVDDQLMAEMKAVATASNPVETLLVVDSLTGQDAVNVAKGFAGEVDLSGVILTRMDGDARGGAALSMRAVTGKPIKFAGTGEAIDALEAFHPNRVAGRILGMGDVVSLVERAAETVKIEDAEALARKMEKGKFDLDDLAMQIQQMKRMGGLGALANMLPGMKGMKGAANIDDKALVRLEAMMSSMTAKERSRPDIINAKRKIRIAKGSGTTVQEVNKLLKMHLEMSNAMKRLKKLGGFGKLASMFSGGGMEKALAGIAPGGELPGGLPGLPGGSSPFNLPPGFDKFSKK, translated from the coding sequence ATGTTCGATAGCCTGAGCGATCGCCTGTCCGGCGTATTCGACAAGCTCCGCGGCCGCGGAGCGCTGTCGGAGGACGACGTTCGCTCGGCGATGCGCGAGGTGCGCGTCGCGCTGCTCGAAGCCGATGTCGCCCTGCCGGTCGCTCGCGATTTCGTCGACAAGGTGACCGAACGCGCGGTCGGCCAGGAGGTGATCCGGTCGGTCACGCCCGGCCAGATGGTCGTCAAGATCGTCAACGATGCGCTGGTCGAGATGCTTGGATCGGAGACTGCCGAGCTCCACCTCGACGTCAATCCACCGGCCGTAATCATGATGGTCGGCCTGCAGGGCTCGGGCAAGACGACGACCACTGCCAAGCTGGCCAAGCGGCTGTCCGAGCGTGAGCGGAAGCGGGTGCTGATGGCCTCGCTCGACGTTGCCCGCCCGGCCGCGCAAGAGCAGCTGGCCATTCTCGGCCGCCAGGCCAATGTCGACACGCTGCCGATCGTCGTCGGCCAGACCCCGGTGCAGATCACCGAGCGCGCGCTGCAGTCGGCGAAACTCCAGGGCTACGACATATTGCTGCTCGACACGGCGGGCCGCCTTCACGTCGATGACCAGCTGATGGCCGAGATGAAGGCGGTTGCGACCGCCTCCAACCCGGTCGAGACCCTGCTGGTGGTCGACAGCCTGACCGGCCAGGACGCGGTCAATGTCGCCAAGGGTTTTGCCGGCGAAGTCGACCTCAGCGGCGTGATCCTGACCCGGATGGACGGCGACGCCCGTGGCGGCGCGGCGCTGTCGATGCGCGCGGTGACGGGGAAGCCGATCAAGTTTGCCGGCACGGGCGAAGCGATTGACGCACTCGAAGCCTTTCACCCCAACCGCGTTGCCGGCCGGATCCTCGGCATGGGCGACGTCGTCAGCCTCGTCGAACGGGCCGCCGAGACGGTCAAGATCGAGGATGCCGAGGCGCTCGCCCGCAAGATGGAAAAGGGCAAGTTCGACCTCGACGACCTTGCCATGCAGATCCAGCAGATGAAGCGGATGGGCGGGCTCGGCGCGCTGGCCAACATGCTCCCCGGAATGAAGGGCATGAAGGGCGCGGCGAACATCGACGACAAGGCGCTGGTTCGGCTCGAAGCGATGATGAGCTCGATGACCGCCAAGGAGCGGTCGCGGCCCGACATCATCAACGCCAAGCGGAAGATTCGGATCGCCAAGGGCAGCGGGACCACCGTCCAGGAGGTCAACAAGCTGCTCAAGATGCACCTTGAGATGTCCAACGCGATGAAGCGGCTGAAGAAGCTCGGCGGCTTCGGCAAGCTCGCGTCCATGTTTTCCGGTGGGGGAATGGAAAAGGCGCTGGCCGGGATTGCTCCCGGCGGCGAGCTCCCCGGCGGGCTGCCCGGTCTTCCCGGCGGCAGTTCTCCGTTCAACCTCCCGCCCGGTTTCGATAAGTTTTCAAAGAAATAA
- a CDS encoding MiaB/RimO family radical SAM methylthiotransferase, which produces MTGRTITLGCRLNFAESEAMRGFAGDDAIIVNSCAVTNEAVRQTRQAIRRAHRDAPEKRIIVTGCAAQLDPASFAAMPEVSRVVGNAEKYKAESFLFPFVSSEVETRPSTSLGANGEGKILMTDVMTAPAPPVAAGFLARVRSFVAVQTGCDHRCTFCSIWQARGASRSLPYEAVRDAVTRELEAGAMEIVLTGVDITSYAGGLGPLCQRLLTDLPKLKRLRLSSLDSIEIDDALMELVAGEPRLLPHFHLSLQAGDDLILKRMKRRHSRAQAVATVERLKSARGDVTIGADLIAGFPTESEEAALNSLKLLDDCDIVAAHVFPFSPRPDTPAARMPQLERELVKARAARLRQAAEERRLRWLVGLAGARQTVLIENSEKGHSDGFAPVRIAGSKRGDLGTARIVGRDHDILIGIFE; this is translated from the coding sequence ATGACGGGGCGGACGATCACCCTCGGTTGCCGGCTCAATTTCGCCGAGAGCGAGGCGATGCGTGGCTTTGCCGGCGACGATGCGATCATCGTCAACAGCTGCGCGGTGACCAATGAAGCGGTCCGGCAGACGCGCCAGGCGATCCGCCGCGCCCATCGCGACGCGCCCGAGAAGCGCATCATCGTCACCGGCTGCGCCGCCCAGCTCGATCCGGCAAGCTTCGCGGCAATGCCCGAAGTGAGCCGGGTCGTGGGGAATGCCGAGAAGTATAAGGCGGAGTCTTTCCTATTCCCGTTCGTGTCGAGCGAAGTCGAGACACGCCCCTCGACGTCGCTCGGGGCGAACGGCGAGGGTAAGATTCTGATGACTGACGTCATGACTGCACCGGCGCCGCCGGTCGCGGCTGGCTTCCTGGCGCGGGTACGGAGTTTCGTCGCAGTCCAGACCGGCTGCGACCATCGCTGCACCTTCTGTTCGATATGGCAGGCTCGTGGGGCGAGCCGGTCGCTTCCGTACGAGGCAGTGCGCGATGCCGTGACACGGGAGCTCGAGGCTGGCGCGATGGAAATCGTCCTGACCGGCGTCGACATCACCAGCTATGCAGGGGGACTTGGTCCGCTTTGCCAGAGGCTTCTGACCGATTTGCCGAAACTGAAGCGCCTGCGCCTGTCGTCGCTCGACAGCATCGAGATTGACGATGCGCTGATGGAGCTGGTGGCGGGCGAACCCCGGCTCCTCCCCCATTTTCATCTGTCGCTGCAAGCTGGCGACGATCTGATCCTCAAGCGGATGAAGCGACGTCACAGCCGCGCGCAGGCGGTGGCAACGGTCGAGCGGCTAAAGTCGGCTCGGGGCGATGTCACCATCGGCGCCGACTTGATTGCCGGCTTCCCGACCGAGAGCGAGGAAGCCGCTCTGAACTCGCTGAAGCTGCTCGACGATTGCGACATCGTCGCCGCTCATGTCTTCCCTTTTTCGCCCCGCCCGGACACGCCGGCGGCGAGAATGCCGCAGCTGGAGCGCGAACTGGTCAAGGCACGTGCGGCTCGGCTACGGCAGGCGGCGGAAGAGCGCCGCCTGCGCTGGCTGGTTGGCCTGGCCGGCGCTCGGCAGACGGTGCTGATCGAGAATAGCGAGAAGGGTCATAGCGACGGCTTCGCGCCGGTCCGCATCGCCGGATCGAAGCGCGGCGACCTTGGCACAGCCCGGATCGTTGGCCGCGATCACGACATTTTAATCGGGATTTTTGAATGA
- the rimM gene encoding ribosome maturation factor RimM (Essential for efficient processing of 16S rRNA) — translation MTRRVALAAVAGAHGVKGELRLKLFADSVDSLARHQRFHVGGRELALKDIKDGGKTAIARFEGISDRTAAEALRGSLVEIDRDLLPPLEEGEYYHADLVGLPCVDETGQSVGTVVAVENFGAGDLLEVERPNNKRSLIPFRDPIARLEGEKIVLDPEFLA, via the coding sequence ATGACCCGCCGCGTGGCGCTGGCTGCGGTCGCCGGGGCTCATGGGGTGAAGGGCGAGCTGAGGCTCAAGCTGTTCGCGGACAGCGTCGACAGCCTCGCTCGCCATCAGCGCTTCCATGTCGGCGGGCGCGAGCTGGCGCTCAAGGACATCAAGGACGGCGGCAAGACCGCCATCGCCCGATTCGAGGGCATTTCCGACCGTACCGCCGCCGAAGCGTTGCGCGGCTCACTGGTCGAAATCGACCGCGACCTGCTGCCCCCGCTCGAAGAGGGCGAATATTATCATGCCGACCTGGTCGGTCTCCCGTGCGTCGATGAAACCGGCCAATCGGTCGGTACCGTCGTCGCAGTCGAGAATTTCGGCGCTGGCGACTTGCTGGAGGTCGAGCGGCCCAACAACAAGCGCTCGCTAATCCCGTTCCGCGATCCGATTGCACGGCTAGAGGGCGAGAAAATCGTCCTCGACCCGGAATTCCTGGCCTAA
- a CDS encoding aspartate-semialdehyde dehydrogenase, which yields MSSGYRVAVVGATGNVGREILNILAERQFPLAEVAAVASPRSTGDIIDFGDSGKELKVQNIDHFDFGSFDIALFAAGSEVSRLHAPRAAEAGCTVIDNSSLYRMDPDVPLIVPEVNPEAIAGYRAKNIIANPNCSTAQMVVALKPLHDVARIKRVVVATYQSVSGAGKAGMDELFEQSRNIFVGDANSPMKFTKQIAFNVIPHIDSFLDDGSTKEEWKMVVETKKILDPSIKVTATCVRVPVFVGHSEAINVEFEEELSAEQAQAILREAPGVMLVDKREDGGYVTPVECVGEYATYVSRVRDDPTVEYGLSMWVVSDNLRKGAALNAVQIAELLGRRHLQKAA from the coding sequence ATGTCATCGGGCTATCGGGTTGCAGTGGTTGGAGCGACCGGCAATGTCGGACGCGAGATCCTCAACATCCTCGCGGAGCGGCAATTCCCGCTGGCCGAAGTGGCAGCCGTCGCAAGTCCGCGATCGACCGGCGACATCATCGATTTCGGCGACAGCGGTAAGGAGCTCAAGGTTCAGAACATCGATCATTTCGATTTCGGAAGCTTTGACATCGCCCTGTTCGCCGCGGGCTCCGAAGTGTCCAGGCTGCACGCGCCCCGTGCGGCCGAGGCCGGCTGCACCGTCATCGACAATAGCTCGCTCTACCGGATGGATCCGGACGTGCCGCTGATCGTGCCGGAAGTGAACCCGGAAGCGATCGCCGGCTATCGCGCCAAGAACATCATCGCCAATCCCAATTGCTCGACCGCGCAGATGGTCGTGGCCTTGAAGCCGCTGCATGACGTTGCGCGGATCAAGCGGGTGGTGGTCGCCACTTACCAGTCGGTTTCGGGCGCCGGGAAGGCGGGAATGGACGAGCTGTTCGAGCAGAGCCGCAACATTTTCGTCGGCGATGCCAATTCGCCGATGAAATTCACCAAGCAGATCGCCTTCAACGTCATCCCCCACATCGACAGCTTCCTCGACGATGGTTCGACCAAGGAAGAATGGAAGATGGTGGTCGAGACCAAGAAGATCCTCGACCCATCGATCAAGGTCACAGCGACCTGCGTCCGGGTTCCGGTGTTCGTCGGCCATTCCGAGGCGATCAATGTCGAGTTCGAGGAGGAGCTGAGCGCCGAGCAGGCACAGGCGATCCTGCGCGAGGCGCCGGGCGTGATGCTGGTCGATAAGCGCGAGGACGGCGGTTACGTCACGCCGGTGGAATGCGTCGGCGAATATGCCACCTACGTCAGCCGGGTGCGCGACGATCCGACGGTCGAATATGGCCTATCGATGTGGGTGGTCAGCGACAACCTGCGCAAGGGTGCCGCGCTGAACGCGGTGCAGATCGCCGAACTGCTCGGCCGCCGCCATTTGCAGAAGGCGGCCTGA
- the ftsY gene encoding signal recognition particle-docking protein FtsY, with translation MSWLERLTGGFKKTADRLGENISGLVKEQALDTATLDDIEEALIASDLGPEASKRIREGIAARRYEQLDERGLRTILAEEIEKILAPVAKPLEIWGFPRPHVILVIGVNGSGKTTTIGKLGHLLKEQDYGVLLAAGDTFRAAAIEQLKIWGDRINAPVISGKEGGDAAGIVFDGVKQATATGIDALIVDTAGRLQNKAHLMEELSKVRRVLGRLNPEAPHDVILVLDATTGQNALNQIEVFARDAGVTGLVMTKLDGTARGGVLVAAAEKFGMPIHAIGVGEGVDDLRPFDPRAVARAIAGLPA, from the coding sequence ATGAGTTGGCTCGAACGCCTGACAGGCGGTTTCAAGAAAACGGCGGACCGCCTGGGCGAGAATATTTCGGGCCTGGTCAAAGAACAGGCGCTCGACACGGCGACTCTCGACGATATCGAGGAGGCGCTGATCGCGTCCGACCTGGGCCCCGAGGCGTCGAAGCGGATCCGGGAAGGCATTGCCGCGCGTCGGTATGAGCAGCTGGACGAGCGCGGGCTTCGCACGATCCTGGCCGAGGAGATTGAGAAGATATTGGCGCCGGTGGCCAAGCCGCTCGAAATCTGGGGATTTCCTCGCCCGCACGTCATCCTGGTGATCGGCGTCAATGGCAGCGGCAAGACCACCACGATCGGCAAGCTCGGCCACCTGCTGAAGGAACAGGATTATGGCGTGCTGCTGGCAGCCGGCGACACATTCCGTGCCGCGGCGATCGAACAGCTCAAAATCTGGGGCGACCGGATCAATGCGCCGGTCATCTCCGGCAAGGAGGGCGGCGACGCGGCCGGGATCGTCTTCGACGGCGTCAAGCAAGCCACCGCGACCGGCATCGACGCACTGATCGTCGACACTGCCGGGCGGCTGCAGAACAAGGCGCATCTGATGGAAGAACTGTCCAAGGTCCGCCGCGTGCTGGGCCGCTTGAATCCGGAAGCGCCGCATGACGTGATCCTGGTGCTCGACGCGACCACCGGCCAGAACGCCCTGAACCAGATCGAGGTATTTGCGCGCGATGCCGGGGTGACCGGCCTTGTCATGACCAAGCTGGATGGTACTGCGCGCGGCGGCGTGCTGGTCGCGGCGGCTGAGAAATTTGGAATGCCGATCCATGCGATCGGGGTTGGTGAAGGAGTGGATGATTTGCGGCCATTCGATCCGCGCGCGGTGGCGCGCGCCATTGCGGGGCTACCGGCATGA
- the rplS gene encoding 50S ribosomal protein L19, producing MNLIQMLEAETVAALSEGKNIPEFRPGDTLRVGVKVVEGDRSRVQMYEGVCIARANKGVNSNFTVRKISFGEGVERVFPLYSPIIDSIEVVRRGAVRRAKLYYLRGRRGKSARIAERRDTRPAKGTETKEG from the coding sequence ATGAACCTGATTCAGATGCTCGAGGCGGAGACGGTTGCCGCGCTCAGCGAGGGCAAGAACATCCCCGAATTCCGTCCCGGCGATACGCTGCGCGTCGGTGTGAAGGTCGTCGAAGGCGACCGCAGCCGCGTCCAGATGTACGAGGGCGTGTGCATCGCCCGCGCCAACAAGGGCGTGAATTCGAACTTCACCGTCCGCAAGATTTCGTTCGGCGAGGGCGTCGAGCGCGTCTTCCCGCTCTATTCGCCGATCATCGATTCGATCGAGGTCGTGCGCCGCGGTGCCGTGCGCCGCGCCAAGCTCTATTATCTCCGCGGCCGCCGCGGCAAGTCGGCACGTATTGCCGAGCGCCGCGATACGCGCCCTGCCAAGGGCACGGAGACCAAGGAAGGCTAA
- a CDS encoding DUF924 family protein, whose amino-acid sequence MTTSPVDLAQAVIHFWCDELTEEQHFKKDASVDRHIAERFGKVRDEVLRSKAAGWRDTPETMVAAIILLDQFSRNMFRGKARAFEADSLALELCKEALDKGWVDRLSRPLPTFFLMPLQHSESIEDQERAVAEFQGRDALNYKYALAHRDQIRRFGRFPGRNQALGRVSTPEEREAIERGETF is encoded by the coding sequence ATGACCACTTCCCCTGTCGACCTCGCCCAAGCCGTCATCCATTTCTGGTGCGACGAGCTGACCGAGGAGCAACATTTCAAGAAGGATGCGAGCGTCGACCGGCACATTGCCGAGCGGTTCGGCAAGGTTCGCGATGAAGTGCTCCGATCCAAGGCAGCGGGCTGGCGCGACACGCCGGAAACGATGGTCGCGGCGATTATCCTGCTCGACCAGTTCAGCCGCAACATGTTCCGGGGCAAGGCCAGGGCGTTCGAAGCGGACAGCCTGGCGCTGGAGCTGTGCAAGGAGGCGCTCGACAAGGGCTGGGTCGACAGGCTGTCCAGGCCGTTGCCGACTTTCTTCCTGATGCCGCTGCAGCACAGCGAGAGCATCGAGGACCAGGAGCGGGCGGTGGCAGAGTTCCAGGGCCGCGATGCGCTCAATTACAAATATGCGCTTGCCCACCGCGACCAGATCAGGCGTTTCGGTCGCTTCCCCGGACGCAACCAGGCGCTCGGCCGGGTCTCAACACCCGAGGAGCGGGAAGCGATCGAGCGCGGCGAAACTTTCTAG